The Haladaptatus cibarius D43 genome window below encodes:
- a CDS encoding DUF7692 domain-containing protein produces the protein MRIKSDGKYEYRKDLYDQAGELLGESTRSKGLDASAEFTRRMMRNLERAAEHPDMTEDLAKVLSTPQVTLEYRVESGVQVER, from the coding sequence ATGCGAATCAAGTCGGATGGCAAGTACGAGTATCGGAAGGATCTCTACGACCAAGCAGGCGAACTACTTGGTGAATCAACGAGGAGCAAAGGCCTCGATGCAAGTGCGGAGTTTACACGGCGAATGATGCGGAATCTCGAACGTGCCGCGGAACATCCTGATATGACGGAAGATCTCGCTAAAGTACTAAGTACGCCACAGGTAACGCTCGAATATCGGGTTGAATCGGGAGTTCAAGTCGAAAGGTAA
- a CDS encoding AbrB/MazE/SpoVT family DNA-binding domain-containing protein has protein sequence MASNQVTDETTVNDGHSVTVPSQIREALDIEPGDKLRWRLDDEDNLTVEVVKQRFGAFDDLEPVDIGEETNAVELEKEFGAF, from the coding sequence ATGGCAAGTAATCAAGTCACCGACGAAACCACGGTCAACGACGGCCATTCGGTGACGGTGCCATCCCAGATTCGGGAGGCACTGGACATCGAACCCGGCGACAAACTCCGCTGGCGACTCGACGACGAGGATAATCTCACTGTCGAAGTAGTGAAACAGCGGTTCGGAGCGTTCGATGATCTTGAACCGGTAGATATTGGAGAGGAGACGAATGCAGTCGAATTAGAGAAGGAATTCGGAGCGTTCTAA
- a CDS encoding type II toxin-antitoxin system VapC family toxin: MPVIVDSNILIGQRLARDQYHEQANEIVRAIDHGDLPTAHITNYVLGEVLNILGRRAGHDAAVATLDTLIESAGFEIVHSPKADFTSGQALYRQYPSLTFVDALTTAYMQREGIEYVYSFDDDFDAVQDVTRLDTASNPFRG, encoded by the coding sequence ATGCCGGTCATCGTCGATTCTAATATTCTCATCGGCCAGCGATTAGCTCGTGACCAATACCATGAGCAAGCGAACGAAATCGTCCGTGCTATCGACCACGGCGACCTTCCGACAGCTCACATCACGAATTACGTTCTTGGTGAAGTACTGAACATCCTTGGACGACGAGCGGGGCACGATGCGGCTGTTGCAACGCTCGACACGCTCATCGAAAGTGCAGGGTTCGAAATCGTTCACTCCCCGAAGGCAGATTTCACGAGCGGACAAGCACTCTATCGACAGTATCCCTCCCTCACATTTGTTGACGCGCTAACGACGGCGTACATGCAACGCGAAGGTATCGAGTACGTCTACAGCTTTGACGATGATTTTGACGCAGTCCAAGATGTTACGCGACTCGATACCGCGAGTAATCCGTTTCGAGGATAG
- a CDS encoding metal-dependent transcriptional regulator: MNTADQYLKTIYLVQRIEDGPAATGALADRLGVSPASVNEMVGKLQERGLVEHEKYRGATLTEDGEKRASDALQTYCILERFLANVLEVDDFRMEAKQLESVIDETVAERLDTIIDREPQCPECFHAEEDMCTYLVEEGGAD; encoded by the coding sequence ATGAACACGGCAGACCAGTACCTCAAAACGATTTATCTCGTCCAGCGTATCGAAGATGGCCCGGCGGCAACCGGTGCACTCGCGGACAGACTCGGCGTGAGTCCCGCGAGCGTCAACGAAATGGTCGGCAAGCTCCAAGAGCGCGGGTTGGTCGAACACGAAAAGTATCGCGGTGCGACCCTCACTGAAGACGGGGAGAAGCGCGCCAGTGACGCCCTCCAGACCTACTGTATCCTCGAACGCTTCCTCGCAAACGTCCTTGAAGTCGATGATTTCCGGATGGAAGCCAAGCAACTCGAAAGCGTCATCGACGAGACGGTGGCCGAACGACTTGATACGATTATCGACCGCGAACCGCAGTGTCCGGAGTGTTTCCACGCCGAGGAGGATATGTGTACGTATCTGGTGGAAGAAGGTGGCGCGGACTAA
- a CDS encoding rubrerythrin, which translates to MSVGQRVSSDRQLARLLQIGVVLEELVEARAARHFESLPSREQDELHEDVRELLSEAGEESAEHRERLESLIDDLDAETIPFEEIELLVGQQYAQTAPDDFDGVLYDQLHGEETAYKFYDDLITAIEASETSFAVERERLLETLTAIRAEEAEGVEEVAKLMEARE; encoded by the coding sequence ATGAGTGTGGGTCAGCGCGTCTCGTCCGACCGCCAACTCGCGCGCTTGCTCCAAATCGGCGTCGTGTTGGAAGAACTCGTCGAGGCACGGGCCGCGCGTCATTTCGAGTCGCTTCCATCGCGGGAGCAGGACGAACTTCACGAAGACGTGCGCGAGTTACTTTCCGAAGCGGGTGAAGAGTCAGCAGAGCATCGAGAACGGTTGGAATCTCTCATCGACGACCTCGATGCCGAGACGATTCCGTTCGAGGAAATCGAACTGCTGGTTGGACAGCAGTATGCACAAACCGCGCCCGACGATTTCGACGGCGTTCTCTACGATCAACTGCACGGCGAGGAGACAGCGTACAAATTCTACGACGACCTCATCACGGCTATCGAAGCGAGCGAGACATCGTTCGCGGTCGAGCGCGAACGACTGCTCGAAACGCTCACCGCGATTCGGGCAGAGGAAGCCGAGGGCGTCGAAGAAGTGGCGAAATTGATGGAGGCCAGAGAATGA
- the sufD gene encoding Fe-S cluster assembly protein SufD yields the protein MSTQVHSTLSEETVREISGNLSEPDWLLETRLDALDALSDVDMPDVIRTPGRDWTNLDALDYEGFVDPLSADEQKDRVEPEGVSVLSMADALDEHEDLVKEYFGSIIDPQENYLTALSTALFTTGTLIYVPKGVDAEDVKIRTTMQSQSLFNYTLVVTEESSSVTILERQDSEELSGERYYSGLVEIAAGENSHVQYGSLQDLDEETYNYTLKRGNTEDYATLNWIEGNLGSRLTKSSVETNLDGEGSETKTVGAFFGHEDQHFDIAARVWHNTAHTTADLVTRGVLDDEARSVYEGVQDVGTEAWDTSSYQRENTLMLSDGSEADASPKLIINNHDTEASHSATVGQIDKEDLFYMTSRGVPPQLAKDMLVEGFFVPVLDEVEVEELREDLDSGIVERLG from the coding sequence ATGAGCACGCAGGTACACAGCACCCTCTCGGAGGAAACCGTTCGCGAGATTTCGGGCAACCTCAGCGAACCCGACTGGCTGCTCGAAACCCGTCTCGACGCGCTCGACGCGCTTTCCGACGTCGATATGCCGGACGTCATCCGAACGCCCGGACGCGACTGGACGAACCTCGACGCGCTCGACTACGAGGGCTTCGTTGACCCGCTCTCGGCCGACGAGCAAAAAGATCGAGTCGAACCGGAAGGCGTCTCGGTGCTTTCGATGGCTGACGCGCTGGACGAACACGAAGACCTCGTCAAAGAGTACTTCGGCTCGATCATCGACCCGCAGGAGAACTACCTGACGGCGCTTTCCACGGCGCTGTTCACGACCGGGACGCTCATCTACGTCCCGAAGGGCGTCGATGCCGAAGACGTGAAAATCCGGACGACGATGCAGAGCCAATCGCTGTTCAACTACACGCTCGTCGTCACCGAGGAATCGAGTTCGGTGACGATTCTTGAGCGACAGGACAGCGAAGAACTCTCCGGCGAGCGCTACTACAGCGGACTGGTCGAAATCGCGGCTGGCGAGAACAGCCACGTCCAGTACGGTTCTCTCCAAGACTTGGACGAGGAGACGTACAACTACACGCTGAAGCGCGGCAACACCGAGGATTACGCCACGCTCAACTGGATCGAGGGTAACCTCGGTTCGCGTCTGACGAAGTCCTCCGTCGAGACGAACCTCGACGGCGAAGGCTCCGAGACGAAGACCGTGGGCGCGTTCTTCGGCCACGAAGACCAGCACTTCGACATCGCGGCGCGCGTCTGGCACAACACGGCGCACACGACCGCAGACCTCGTGACCCGCGGCGTGCTCGACGACGAAGCACGCTCCGTCTACGAAGGTGTGCAGGACGTCGGAACCGAAGCGTGGGACACCAGTTCCTACCAGCGTGAAAACACGCTCATGCTGTCCGACGGAAGCGAAGCTGACGCCTCGCCGAAACTCATCATCAACAACCACGACACCGAAGCGAGTCACTCGGCGACGGTCGGGCAAATCGACAAGGAAGACCTCTTCTATATGACCTCGCGCGGCGTGCCGCCGCAACTTGCGAAGGACATGCTCGTGGAAGGGTTCTTCGTCCCCGTCTTGGACGAAGTCGAAGTCGAAGAACTCCGCGAAGACCTCGATTCCGGAATCGTCGAACGTCTCGGATAA
- the sufB gene encoding Fe-S cluster assembly protein SufB has translation MSSEQDHLKETDTEERFEFKKEQRAAVKSNKGLTEEVVRLISEDKDEPEWMLQRRLRALEHYQNMPLPTDWPGQPDLTELDVEEIVPYIRPDVDKREGADSWDDLPDDIKDTFEKLGIPEAERKALSGVGAQYESEVVYQNMQDQWEEKGVVFCNMDRAVQEHEDLVKEYFMTKCVPPSDNKFAALHGAVWSGGSFVYVPEDVTVQMPVQAYFRMNSEGMGQFEHTLIIAEKGSEVHYIEGCSAPKYGSHNLHSGGVEVFVDEDAHVQYSTVQNWSKNTFNLNTKRAIVEAGGRMEWVSGSMGSKATMLYPCSILKGRGASANQISIAFAGEGQNIDTGAKVYHNAPKTNSTIESKSISKDGGRTNYRGLVHISDGAVDSSTAVECDALMFDNESTSDTMPYMEINEDRVDVAHEATVGKIGDEDVFYLQSRGLDDDDAKQMIVSGFIEPITEELPIEYAVELNRLIELEMEGSLG, from the coding sequence ATGAGTTCAGAACAGGACCACTTGAAAGAGACAGATACCGAAGAACGGTTCGAGTTCAAGAAAGAACAGCGGGCCGCGGTCAAATCCAATAAGGGTCTGACCGAAGAGGTCGTCCGCCTCATCAGCGAGGACAAGGACGAGCCCGAATGGATGCTTCAGCGCCGTCTCCGTGCACTGGAGCACTACCAGAACATGCCCCTGCCGACGGACTGGCCCGGCCAGCCCGACCTCACAGAACTCGATGTCGAAGAAATCGTCCCCTACATCCGCCCCGACGTTGATAAACGCGAGGGTGCAGATAGCTGGGATGACCTCCCGGACGACATCAAGGACACCTTCGAAAAGCTGGGTATTCCGGAAGCCGAGCGCAAGGCGCTCTCCGGCGTCGGTGCCCAGTACGAGTCCGAAGTCGTCTACCAGAACATGCAAGATCAGTGGGAGGAGAAGGGCGTCGTCTTCTGTAATATGGATCGAGCGGTTCAGGAGCACGAAGACCTCGTCAAAGAGTACTTCATGACGAAGTGCGTGCCGCCGAGCGACAACAAGTTCGCGGCACTGCACGGTGCGGTCTGGTCCGGCGGGTCGTTCGTCTACGTTCCGGAAGACGTGACGGTGCAAATGCCCGTGCAGGCGTACTTCCGCATGAACTCCGAAGGGATGGGGCAGTTCGAGCACACGCTCATCATCGCGGAGAAAGGCTCCGAAGTCCACTACATTGAGGGTTGTTCCGCGCCGAAATACGGCAGCCACAACCTCCACTCCGGCGGCGTCGAAGTGTTCGTGGACGAAGACGCTCACGTCCAGTATTCGACCGTGCAGAACTGGTCGAAGAACACCTTCAACCTGAACACCAAGCGCGCCATCGTCGAAGCCGGTGGCCGCATGGAATGGGTGTCGGGAAGCATGGGGTCGAAGGCGACGATGCTGTACCCGTGTTCCATCCTGAAGGGTCGCGGCGCGAGCGCGAACCAGATTTCCATCGCATTCGCTGGCGAAGGCCAGAACATCGACACCGGCGCGAAGGTGTACCACAACGCGCCGAAGACGAACTCGACAATCGAGTCGAAATCCATCAGCAAGGACGGCGGCCGCACCAACTACCGTGGCCTCGTCCACATCAGCGACGGTGCGGTGGACTCGTCTACTGCGGTCGAATGTGATGCGCTGATGTTCGACAACGAATCCACATCGGACACCATGCCGTACATGGAAATCAACGAAGACCGCGTGGACGTTGCTCACGAGGCGACAGTCGGTAAAATCGGCGACGAGGACGTGTTCTACCTCCAGAGCCGCGGATTGGACGACGACGACGCGAAGCAGATGATCGTCAGCGGGTTCATCGAACCCATCACCGAAGAGCTTCCAATCGAGTACGCGGTGGAGCTGAACCGCCTCATCGAACTCGAAATGGAGGGAAGTCTCGGATGA
- a CDS encoding ABC transporter ATP-binding protein: MATLELKNVHAEVVEEDEEILKGVDLEVKTGEIHALMGPNGSGKSTTSKVVAGHPAYEVTEGEVLLHLDEDEFENIEIPDDMRTWNLLELEPNERAALGVFLAFQYPAEIEGVTMSNFLRTALNAKLEEREELFEEDEGEEEAEEETGYETSPMEGPADNGEVGVAEFQELLKEKMELLDMDEKFAMRYLNAGFSGGEKKQNEVLQAAILEPSIAVLDEIDSGLDIDRLQDVSDGINALRDEQGTGILQITHYQRILDYVEPDTVHIMLDGEIVMEGGPELAEQLEDKGYDWVRDEVYQTA, encoded by the coding sequence ATGGCAACGCTTGAACTAAAAAATGTCCACGCAGAGGTCGTGGAAGAAGATGAAGAAATCCTCAAAGGCGTCGATCTCGAAGTCAAAACCGGCGAGATTCACGCTCTGATGGGACCGAACGGGAGTGGTAAATCGACGACATCGAAGGTCGTTGCAGGACACCCTGCCTACGAAGTAACCGAGGGAGAGGTTCTCCTCCACCTCGATGAAGACGAATTCGAGAACATCGAGATTCCGGACGACATGCGAACGTGGAATCTCCTTGAACTGGAACCGAACGAGCGCGCCGCGCTCGGCGTTTTCCTCGCGTTCCAGTACCCTGCCGAAATCGAAGGTGTGACGATGTCGAACTTCCTCCGCACTGCACTCAACGCAAAACTCGAAGAGCGCGAAGAACTCTTCGAGGAAGACGAGGGCGAGGAAGAAGCGGAAGAAGAAACCGGCTACGAAACCAGTCCGATGGAAGGCCCCGCCGACAACGGCGAGGTCGGCGTCGCCGAGTTCCAGGAGCTCCTCAAAGAGAAGATGGAACTGCTCGACATGGACGAAAAGTTCGCAATGCGGTACCTCAACGCTGGCTTCTCCGGCGGAGAGAAAAAGCAGAACGAGGTTCTGCAGGCCGCAATTCTCGAACCGTCCATCGCGGTGCTGGACGAAATCGACTCCGGGCTGGACATCGACCGATTGCAGGACGTATCGGACGGAATCAACGCACTGCGCGACGAACAGGGTACTGGTATCCTCCAGATTACCCACTACCAGCGTATCCTCGATTATGTCGAACCTGATACGGTTCACATCATGCTCGACGGCGAAATCGTCATGGAAGGCGGGCCGGAACTCGCCGAGCAACTCGAAGACAAAGGGTACGACTGGGTTCGTGACGAAGTCTACCAAACCGCATAA
- a CDS encoding DNA-directed DNA polymerase, which translates to MTQSGLGDFAGEGERPAAEAHAVAGNDDATAAVVDADTDWLPDSQGDIELAVTQVDYTIDGYGDDETPIIHVFGRTEADEHEHVRVVGFRPYFYAPTESLTEEKLSDDRLTGSEDGYESIRGEKLTKIFGRTPRDVGNIRDQFDHYEADILFPNRFLIDKDIKSGIRIPERRQDDGDLVVQENEVEATDVQTNLRVHTFDIEVDDRSGFPEDGEEPIICLASHDSYRDEYIAWLFDAPDGDADLPESVPEYEPLRDGPEIEVRTFEEEEAMLDAFLDYISETNPDVLTGWNFDDFDAPYFLDRLERLEGQHHDYDLDYERLSRIDEVWRSDWGGPTIKGRVVFDLLYAYKRTQFTELDSYRLDAVGETELGVGKERYAGDIGDLWEQNPTRLLEYNIRDVELCVELDKKQDIVTFWREVAEFVGCKLEDATTPGDAVDVYVLHKAHNQFALPSKGQFEAEDYEGGAVFEPITGVRENVTVLDLKSLYPMCMVTLNLSPETSVDPDVYDGDTYVAPNGSHFRKEPDGIVREIINETLSEREEKKSFRNEHKPGSAEYEVFDRQQAAIKVIMNSLYGVLGWERFRLYDKEMGAAITATGREVIEFTETAANEIDYNVAYGDTDSVMLELGGDIEKEDALEQSFEIEEHINARYDEFAREDLNADNHRFQIEFEKLYRRFFQAGKKKRYAGHIVWKEGKEVDDIDITGFEYKRSDIAPITKEVQRQVIEMIVTGEDLADVETYVHDVIEDFLGGTVGLDEIAIPGGIGKRLDNYDTDTAQVRGAKYANLLLGTNFQRGSKPKRLYLKKVHPSFFERMENDEGFDARTDPLYGEFKREQDVICFEYADQIPEEFEVDWDKMLDKTLKGPIARVLEALDISWEEVKTGQQQTGLSSFM; encoded by the coding sequence ATGACTCAATCTGGGCTTGGTGACTTCGCGGGCGAGGGCGAACGCCCCGCGGCAGAAGCCCACGCCGTTGCGGGAAACGACGACGCGACAGCGGCCGTCGTCGATGCCGATACGGACTGGCTTCCGGACTCACAAGGCGACATCGAACTCGCAGTGACGCAGGTCGATTACACCATCGACGGATACGGCGACGATGAAACGCCGATAATTCACGTTTTCGGGCGAACTGAAGCCGACGAACACGAACACGTCCGTGTCGTCGGCTTCAGACCGTACTTCTACGCACCGACGGAATCGCTCACCGAGGAGAAACTAAGCGACGACCGACTCACCGGTTCCGAGGACGGCTACGAGAGTATCCGCGGCGAAAAGCTAACGAAAATTTTCGGGCGAACGCCGCGCGACGTGGGAAACATTCGCGATCAGTTCGACCACTACGAGGCGGACATCCTCTTTCCGAACCGATTCCTTATCGACAAGGACATCAAAAGCGGAATTCGGATTCCGGAACGTCGGCAAGACGACGGCGACCTCGTCGTCCAGGAGAACGAAGTCGAAGCGACGGACGTGCAGACGAATCTGCGCGTTCACACCTTCGACATCGAGGTCGACGACCGTTCCGGCTTCCCGGAAGACGGCGAAGAACCCATCATCTGTCTCGCCAGTCACGACTCCTACCGCGACGAATACATCGCGTGGCTGTTCGACGCACCCGACGGCGACGCCGACCTACCGGAGAGCGTTCCGGAGTACGAACCGCTCCGCGACGGCCCCGAAATCGAGGTTAGAACGTTCGAGGAAGAAGAGGCCATGTTGGACGCATTCCTCGATTACATCTCGGAAACCAACCCGGACGTGCTCACGGGCTGGAACTTCGACGATTTCGACGCGCCGTACTTCTTAGACCGACTGGAACGATTGGAAGGACAGCACCACGACTACGACCTCGATTACGAGCGACTGTCGCGCATAGACGAAGTCTGGCGAAGCGATTGGGGTGGGCCGACAATCAAGGGCCGCGTCGTCTTCGACCTACTGTACGCCTACAAGCGAACCCAGTTCACCGAACTCGACTCGTACCGGCTGGACGCCGTGGGCGAAACGGAACTCGGCGTCGGCAAGGAGCGCTACGCGGGCGACATCGGTGACCTTTGGGAACAGAACCCGACGCGACTGCTCGAATACAACATTCGGGACGTGGAACTCTGTGTCGAACTCGACAAGAAACAGGACATCGTCACCTTCTGGCGGGAAGTCGCGGAGTTCGTCGGCTGTAAACTCGAAGACGCGACGACGCCCGGCGACGCGGTGGACGTGTACGTCCTGCACAAAGCGCACAACCAGTTCGCGCTGCCGTCGAAGGGGCAGTTCGAAGCCGAGGATTACGAGGGCGGCGCGGTGTTCGAACCGATTACGGGAGTCCGGGAGAACGTCACGGTGCTCGACCTAAAGTCGCTGTATCCGATGTGCATGGTGACGCTCAATCTGTCGCCGGAAACGTCGGTTGACCCGGATGTGTACGACGGCGACACCTACGTCGCGCCGAACGGGAGCCACTTCCGCAAGGAACCGGATGGAATCGTTCGGGAAATCATCAACGAGACGCTGAGCGAGCGAGAGGAGAAAAAATCGTTCCGGAACGAACACAAACCGGGGAGCGCGGAGTACGAGGTTTTTGACCGTCAGCAGGCCGCAATAAAGGTGATAATGAACTCGCTGTACGGCGTCTTGGGGTGGGAACGATTCCGTCTCTACGACAAGGAGATGGGTGCGGCCATCACCGCAACCGGCCGGGAAGTCATCGAGTTCACCGAAACCGCGGCGAACGAAATCGACTACAACGTGGCATACGGTGACACTGACTCGGTCATGTTGGAACTCGGCGGTGACATCGAGAAAGAAGACGCCCTCGAACAGTCCTTCGAAATCGAGGAACACATCAACGCGAGATACGACGAGTTCGCGCGCGAAGACCTCAACGCGGACAACCACCGTTTCCAGATCGAGTTCGAGAAACTGTACCGCCGGTTCTTCCAAGCGGGCAAGAAAAAACGTTACGCGGGTCACATCGTCTGGAAAGAGGGCAAGGAGGTAGACGACATCGACATCACCGGATTCGAGTACAAACGTTCGGACATCGCGCCGATTACGAAGGAAGTCCAGCGGCAGGTCATCGAGATGATTGTCACTGGTGAGGATTTAGCGGACGTAGAAACCTACGTCCACGACGTTATCGAGGATTTCCTCGGCGGCACTGTCGGGTTGGACGAAATCGCCATTCCCGGCGGAATCGGCAAACGACTCGACAACTACGACACTGACACCGCACAGGTTCGCGGTGCCAAGTACGCAAACCTCTTACTCGGCACCAACTTCCAGCGCGGAAGCAAGCCGAAACGACTCTACTTGAAGAAAGTCCACCCGTCGTTCTTCGAGCGCATGGAAAACGACGAAGGATTCGACGCCCGCACAGACCCGTTGTACGGCGAGTTCAAGCGCGAACAGGACGTTATCTGTTTCGAGTACGCAGACCAGATTCCTGAGGAGTTCGAAGTGGACTGGGACAAGATGCTCGACAAGACGCTCAAAGGGCCGATTGCGAGAGTGCTGGAAGCCCTCGACATCTCGTGGGAAGAAGTAAAAACGGGACAGCAACAAACCGGTTTGAGCAGCTTCATGTAG
- a CDS encoding DUF7331 family protein: MSDRATEDGTLDRAETELPAPEEPMSSIEAYETEDGVVFYDAENPLGWVKSSSAVTLKKQV, from the coding sequence ATGTCTGACCGTGCAACCGAAGACGGAACGCTGGACCGCGCAGAAACCGAGCTACCGGCTCCCGAGGAGCCGATGAGTTCGATAGAAGCCTATGAGACGGAGGACGGCGTCGTATTTTACGACGCAGAAAATCCGCTCGGATGGGTGAAGTCGTCGAGTGCGGTCACACTGAAAAAACAAGTCTGA
- a CDS encoding DUF7322 domain-containing protein — translation MFDKFGHDDEGSDDPGYAEEIDMAPEVRDPSDRFDTDLPSAPKPIDGDADPEIQKEFWAQVILFNIALFTLSLGLMLVGFEQRWTFGGALVAVGIITFARGYSRYRSFQKD, via the coding sequence GTGTTCGATAAGTTCGGCCACGACGACGAGGGGTCGGATGACCCGGGATACGCCGAAGAGATAGACATGGCACCGGAAGTCCGTGACCCATCTGACCGGTTCGATACCGACCTGCCGTCCGCACCGAAACCCATCGACGGAGACGCAGATCCGGAAATACAGAAGGAATTTTGGGCACAAGTCATCCTGTTCAACATCGCCCTGTTCACACTCAGCCTCGGCCTCATGCTCGTCGGATTCGAACAACGGTGGACGTTCGGTGGTGCACTCGTCGCCGTCGGTATCATCACCTTCGCTCGTGGTTACAGTCGGTATCGCTCCTTCCAGAAGGACTAA
- a CDS encoding DUF7346 family protein, which yields MQTVRDESGSRYLLLKQSDESSLVRDPQTGDERYLENDRLTPVEGESTLETAAERVPSPARRILTAVHNDRALGLLVELSDRGGLPVRELLSAYDICESDLHGLLAEFRAAGLIRECRVAGERGYELTDVAIEGLNSLPKEFDQ from the coding sequence ATGCAAACCGTGCGTGACGAGTCGGGTTCTCGGTATCTCCTTCTCAAGCAATCCGATGAATCGAGTCTCGTCCGCGACCCGCAAACGGGAGATGAGCGCTATCTCGAAAACGACCGACTCACTCCCGTCGAAGGCGAGTCGACGTTAGAAACCGCCGCCGAGAGAGTGCCCTCGCCCGCTCGCCGAATCCTCACCGCAGTTCACAACGACCGTGCGCTCGGTCTGTTGGTGGAACTGTCCGACCGCGGAGGGCTTCCGGTCAGGGAACTCCTCTCTGCCTATGACATCTGTGAGAGCGACCTCCACGGCCTTCTCGCGGAGTTTCGCGCCGCCGGACTCATCCGAGAATGCAGGGTCGCTGGCGAACGTGGCTACGAGTTGACGGACGTGGCAATCGAGGGGCTGAACTCCCTACCCAAGGAGTTCGACCAGTGA